A single region of the Vibrio cyclitrophicus genome encodes:
- a CDS encoding DegT/DnrJ/EryC1/StrS aminotransferase family protein, with protein MLNTSFSPWPSFTQEEADAVSKVVLSNKVNYWTGQEGREFEKEFAAWVGCEYAVALGNGTLALDVALKAFGVGQGDEVITTSRTFLASASSIVTAGAAPVFADVDLNSQNITAESIQAVLTPKTKVVIVVHLAGMPAEMDAIMALSEQHGFKVIEDCAQAHGAKYKGRSVGTIGHIGAWSFCQDKIMTTGGEGGMVTTNDKELWSFMWSYKDHGKSYDAIYNREHAPGFRWLHDSFGTNWRMTEMQAVIGRIQIQRMAEWTQKRQINAAVIEAAIADLPIVRSVNIPKYVEHAEYKHYMFIRPEHLKAGWTRDKIVDAIVERGVPAYQGSCSEVYLEKAFDGTSFRPETPLKNAVELGETSLMFLVHPTLTQSEIEKTAEVLRAVLLEAQA; from the coding sequence GTGCTTAATACATCATTTTCCCCATGGCCTTCGTTTACTCAAGAAGAAGCGGATGCCGTAAGTAAGGTTGTACTTTCAAATAAAGTTAACTATTGGACGGGTCAAGAAGGTCGTGAATTCGAAAAAGAGTTTGCGGCTTGGGTTGGCTGTGAATATGCAGTGGCTCTGGGTAACGGTACTCTAGCGTTAGATGTTGCACTGAAAGCGTTCGGAGTTGGTCAGGGTGATGAAGTGATCACCACATCTCGTACTTTCTTAGCATCGGCTTCGTCAATTGTAACGGCTGGTGCGGCGCCTGTTTTTGCGGATGTGGATCTGAACAGTCAAAACATTACCGCTGAATCGATACAAGCGGTACTTACGCCAAAAACCAAAGTTGTGATTGTTGTTCACCTTGCAGGCATGCCTGCCGAGATGGATGCAATTATGGCGCTTTCTGAACAGCATGGCTTCAAGGTAATCGAAGATTGTGCTCAGGCGCATGGTGCGAAATATAAAGGTCGCAGTGTCGGTACGATTGGTCATATTGGTGCTTGGTCTTTCTGCCAAGACAAGATCATGACCACAGGTGGCGAAGGTGGAATGGTAACGACTAACGACAAAGAACTATGGTCGTTTATGTGGTCTTATAAAGATCATGGTAAAAGCTACGACGCCATTTATAACCGCGAGCACGCACCGGGTTTTCGTTGGCTACATGATAGCTTTGGTACCAATTGGCGCATGACAGAAATGCAAGCGGTTATTGGGCGTATCCAAATTCAACGCATGGCTGAGTGGACGCAAAAGCGTCAAATAAACGCAGCTGTGATTGAAGCAGCTATTGCTGACCTTCCCATTGTTCGAAGTGTGAATATTCCAAAATACGTTGAACATGCAGAATATAAGCATTATATGTTTATCCGCCCTGAGCATCTAAAAGCAGGTTGGACTCGTGATAAAATTGTTGATGCGATTGTTGAGCGAGGTGTGCCTGCATACCAAGGCAGTTGTTCTGAGGTTTATCTAGAAAAAGCATTTGATGGCACAAGCTTCAGGCCAGAAACACCATTAAAGAACGCAGTTGAGTTAGGTGAAACCAGCTTAATGTTTTTAGTGCACCCAACCTTAACGCAGAGCGAGATTGAGAAAACGGCGGAAGTGCTGCGAGCGGTTTTACTTGAAGCACAAGCTTAA
- a CDS encoding polysaccharide biosynthesis protein, whose product MQRLNFIWHLSRFKKRVISVSIDTLLIVLALHIALWTRLGDFQFLTDGDNLLLIGLTVITTVAIFTKIGLYRAVLRYLTFQALFVVTAGALLSAVSLALFAYYLHEPIPRTVPIIYCAYLALLCGGSRLVVRNLVATTSPSKDSRQEVLIYGAGSGGRQLAVALRASENYRIRAFIDDDSTLTNTMILGLPVVGLDKTQALIDKHDISKILLAIPSASRARRKQVLDLLAPLPVEIQTVPDMADIVSGKAKIDELSDVPIEDLLGRDAVAPQQVLMEANIKGKVVMVTGAGGSIGSELCRQILKQQPKTLVLFEVSEFGLYQVDRELSLVKETKGYDVEIVPLLGSVQRSHRLLTSMKSFGVQTVYHAAAYKHVPLVEYNVVEGVRNNVYGTYYTAKAAIDAGVESFVLISTDKAVRPTNVMGTTKRMAELGLQALAQQENQKENGTRFCMVRFGNVLGSSGSVIPLFKKQIKAGGPLTVTHPDITRFFMTIPEAAQLVIQAGAMGKGGDVFVLDMGESVKITDLAENLIKLSGLSVKNEENQHGDIEIKFSGLRPGEKLYEELLIGDNVARTAHERIMTAQEVFLPIDEYDTLLESLDFACHNLEHEAIRQLLLDAPTGFSPTDGIGDLVWNASQMQEAPNATHI is encoded by the coding sequence ATGCAACGTCTAAACTTCATATGGCACCTTTCTCGTTTTAAAAAGCGGGTTATCAGTGTTTCTATTGATACCTTGCTTATTGTACTTGCTCTGCATATTGCGTTGTGGACAAGGCTAGGTGATTTTCAATTTTTGACTGATGGTGACAATTTATTACTGATAGGCTTAACAGTAATAACAACGGTGGCTATTTTCACAAAAATTGGGCTCTATCGCGCAGTGCTTAGGTACCTTACCTTTCAGGCGCTGTTTGTAGTAACGGCCGGCGCACTATTGTCTGCAGTCTCCTTGGCGTTATTTGCCTATTACTTGCACGAGCCAATTCCTCGTACTGTGCCCATTATTTACTGTGCTTATTTAGCTTTGTTGTGCGGCGGCTCTCGTTTAGTGGTTCGTAACCTTGTTGCCACTACTTCACCTTCGAAAGACTCTCGTCAAGAAGTGTTGATTTATGGTGCAGGCTCTGGTGGTCGACAACTTGCAGTTGCACTTCGTGCCTCTGAAAACTATCGTATTCGTGCGTTTATTGACGACGATAGCACCCTCACTAACACGATGATCTTAGGGTTACCGGTTGTTGGTTTAGACAAAACCCAAGCTTTGATCGATAAACATGATATTTCTAAAATATTACTGGCGATCCCTAGTGCCTCTCGCGCTCGCCGTAAGCAAGTTTTAGATTTACTAGCCCCGCTTCCTGTCGAAATTCAGACGGTGCCTGATATGGCCGATATTGTCTCAGGCAAAGCGAAAATTGATGAATTGAGCGATGTACCGATTGAAGATTTGTTAGGTCGAGATGCGGTTGCGCCTCAGCAAGTTTTGATGGAAGCTAACATCAAAGGTAAAGTCGTAATGGTGACTGGTGCCGGCGGCTCTATTGGATCTGAACTGTGTCGTCAAATTTTAAAACAACAGCCTAAAACTTTAGTGCTGTTTGAAGTCTCTGAATTTGGCTTGTATCAAGTAGACCGTGAGCTCTCTTTAGTCAAAGAGACTAAAGGGTATGATGTGGAAATTGTTCCTTTATTAGGTTCAGTGCAACGCTCGCATCGTTTGTTAACCTCAATGAAGTCTTTTGGCGTACAAACGGTTTATCACGCGGCCGCTTACAAACATGTTCCGTTGGTTGAGTACAATGTAGTCGAAGGAGTACGCAACAATGTGTACGGCACTTATTATACAGCTAAGGCTGCTATTGACGCAGGCGTTGAGTCTTTTGTCCTTATTTCAACAGACAAAGCAGTACGCCCAACCAATGTGATGGGCACGACTAAGCGTATGGCGGAACTAGGCCTACAAGCTTTAGCTCAGCAAGAAAACCAAAAAGAGAATGGCACTCGTTTTTGCATGGTGCGCTTTGGTAACGTATTGGGTTCTTCGGGTTCCGTTATTCCATTGTTTAAGAAGCAAATTAAAGCCGGCGGCCCTCTAACGGTCACTCACCCAGATATCACCCGCTTCTTTATGACCATCCCTGAAGCTGCGCAATTGGTGATTCAAGCGGGCGCAATGGGTAAGGGCGGTGATGTGTTTGTGCTTGATATGGGCGAATCAGTAAAAATTACCGATCTCGCGGAAAACCTGATTAAGCTTTCTGGTCTTTCTGTGAAGAACGAAGAGAATCAGCACGGCGATATTGAAATCAAATTCTCAGGCTTGCGTCCGGGAGAAAAACTGTATGAAGAGCTATTGATTGGCGATAATGTCGCACGTACAGCTCACGAACGAATCATGACCGCACAAGAGGTGTTCTTGCCGATTGATGAGTATGACACGCTACTTGAATCCTTAGACTTTGCTTGCCATAACCTAGAACATGAAGCTATTCGTCAGCTACTTCTTGATGCGCCGACCGGATTTTCACCAACGGATGGGATTGGTGATTTGGTTTGGAATGCGAGCCAAATGCAAGAAGCGCCAAATGCAACTCATATTTAG
- a CDS encoding acetyltransferase, whose protein sequence is MKSCAILGASGHGKVIAEIAELNGYHNIVFFDDRWPSLKSVEHWSVSGDTSTLTSTVKEYDLVVVAIGHNATRCSKQRELTSAGANFGVLAHPKAVISKYANIGIGSVVMANAVVNPFSHIGVSCIINTGSTVDHDCKLAEGVHISPGVNLAGGVEVGKNTWIGIGSQVKQLVVIGCDTVVGAGSTVINNVPNYQIVVGSPAHELIKS, encoded by the coding sequence ATGAAGAGCTGCGCCATTTTAGGGGCAAGTGGGCATGGAAAAGTAATCGCCGAGATAGCTGAACTTAATGGTTATCACAATATTGTATTTTTTGATGATCGTTGGCCAAGCTTAAAATCCGTTGAACACTGGTCGGTGTCTGGTGATACAAGTACGCTTACCTCTACCGTGAAAGAGTATGATCTTGTTGTTGTCGCGATTGGTCACAATGCGACTCGCTGTTCCAAACAGCGTGAATTGACTTCTGCGGGAGCGAACTTTGGTGTACTTGCTCACCCCAAAGCTGTAATAAGTAAGTACGCTAATATTGGTATCGGTTCGGTTGTTATGGCGAATGCGGTCGTTAATCCTTTTAGTCATATTGGCGTGAGCTGCATTATTAATACAGGCTCCACTGTCGATCATGACTGCAAGCTCGCTGAAGGTGTCCACATTAGCCCTGGTGTAAACTTGGCGGGTGGCGTCGAAGTTGGCAAAAATACTTGGATCGGAATCGGAAGCCAAGTTAAACAACTTGTTGTTATAGGATGTGATACCGTCGTTGGCGCAGGTTCAACGGTTATCAATAATGTTCCAAATTATCAAATCGTCGTGGGCTCTCCGGCTCATGAGCTTATCAAATCATAA